The Paenibacillus beijingensis nucleotide sequence GGCGCTCCGGAAAGGGGAATGGCTGGAAATACCGCTTTCCGCCCTAGCGCTAACCGGATCGGAATCAAAAGGAGCGGCAGTGCCCGCAGGTTTAAGCAATCCGGACGAAGGAGCGGTCCAGTCTGAACCCGAAAGCCGTCCGGACGAGGAAGTCGGCCCGTCCGAAGCCGGAAGCGATGAGCGCGAGGGAGCCGCTCCGCTTGGGGCCGGAAGCCACCCGCACGAAGTGCGGCAGAGGCTTCTGGCCCTCTCTTTGTTTCCGGCAAAATGGATCAACCGTCTGTTTTCGGTCGGCGGCATACGTCTGGAAGGAGAGACGGTGCGCCTGCTGGCGTTTCCGGCGGCGAATCCCGCCGCCGACCCGCTGTATCGCCAGGCAGCGGAAGCGCTACGCGAACTGAAGCGGAGGGAGGAGAAGCCGGGCAGTAACGGCCGACCGGACAAATCCGGCAGCTTGAAAGCGGCCGGCGCCGCAATCGTTCCCATTCTGTACCAAGACGATTACTGCATGGTACTCGATAAGCCGGCCGGAATGCCCGTGCATGCTTCTTTTCCCGGACAGCGGGGAACGCTGGACGAAGCGGCGGCGCTGCACTGCCTGCTTGCGGGTGACCCGCTGCCTGTACGGCATGTGCACCGGCTCGATGAGGATACGTCGGGACCGGTTCTTTACACGAAAAACGATCTTTCCCAGCTGCGGCTCGATGAAGAGATGCGGCATAAACGCATTGACCGGCAGTACATCGCGCTTGTGGAAGGGATTCCCGCGCGCAGCCGGGGGACGGTCCGCGCTCCGATCGGCAAGGACCGGCACCACCGCTCGCGCCGGCGGGTACATCCGGGTGGCGATGAAGCCGTTACCCATTACGAAGTGGCGGAACGGTTTGCCGCCGCCGCTCTGCTGAGGCTTCGCCTGGAAACGGGCCGGACCCATCAGATCCGGGTTCATATGAGCCATCTGGGACATCCTCTGATCGGCGATACGCTGTACGGAGGAAGCGCAGGTCTGCTCGGACATCAGGCGCTGCACGGCGAAAAAATCATTTTCACCCACCCGCTCTCCGGTGACCGGATGGAAATCGTTTCACCCGTACCGGAATGGTTTGAAGCGGTCCGTTCGCGTTTGAAGGGTTAATTCATAGTCATGCCGTGCTTCTCCCTGCCATATAGATAGATAGTGAATGATATTATAGCCCAAGCATTCAGCAGGGGAAGGGAGGATTGAAGCATGACGGATCAAAGTAACGGGCTGCGCTTCGACGTTTACGAACGCGTTCATTTGCCGGATGAAGTCCCCGCTATCGAGGAACTTGAGGAAATTGAGCTCGTTCCCCGCATCCAGGTAGTGCAGCAGGGTAATCAGGCGCTGCTCAAGGGGCAGCTTCTGCTGCGCGGCGTCTACAGGACGCTGGAGAGCGAGACGTCCCCGCAGACGATGGAGCACCGCATTCCGGTCGAAATTACGCTTCCTATGAACCGTATTGAACGGCTCGACGATATTTCCGTGGAAATCGATAACTTTGATGTCGATCTGCTCTCGGTCAGAACGCTCAATATTACAGGTGTGCTGTCGCTTCTCGGGATAAAAATGGAGGGGGCGCCCGAACCGGATCCTTCGTGGCAGGAGGAGCCGTTTACCGTCGTACACCGGCGGGATCCGGATTTTTTGCCGGACAATGCCGGGGCGGGAGCGGCAAGCGTCTTTCCGAATCCGGCAGCGGACGATGCTGCTTGGGGTGCGGCGCGGAGAGCTGCGGCGGAACCGGGTGCCGACTATGAGGGCGCTCAGCCGTATAAAGCGTATGCGGCGCCGCCGCAAACAGCAGGCTTGCACAGTGCGCCGCAGCCGTCTTTCAGGCAGCCGGCAGCGCCGGATCCGGAGGCGTATTGGCCGGTGGAGCGGCCTGCAGCCGAGCTTGCAAGGCCGC carries:
- a CDS encoding RluA family pseudouridine synthase; this encodes MFDYSQALRKGEWLEIPLSALALTGSESKGAAVPAGLSNPDEGAVQSEPESRPDEEVGPSEAGSDEREGAAPLGAGSHPHEVRQRLLALSLFPAKWINRLFSVGGIRLEGETVRLLAFPAANPAADPLYRQAAEALRELKRREEKPGSNGRPDKSGSLKAAGAAIVPILYQDDYCMVLDKPAGMPVHASFPGQRGTLDEAAALHCLLAGDPLPVRHVHRLDEDTSGPVLYTKNDLSQLRLDEEMRHKRIDRQYIALVEGIPARSRGTVRAPIGKDRHHRSRRRVHPGGDEAVTHYEVAERFAAAALLRLRLETGRTHQIRVHMSHLGHPLIGDTLYGGSAGLLGHQALHGEKIIFTHPLSGDRMEIVSPVPEWFEAVRSRLKG